The following proteins are co-located in the Amphiprion ocellaris isolate individual 3 ecotype Okinawa chromosome 7, ASM2253959v1, whole genome shotgun sequence genome:
- the ppp5c gene encoding serine/threonine-protein phosphatase 5: MAHVSENGSEKKMAEGGNDAELLKEKANKYFKEKDYENAIKYYSEALELNSSNAIYYSNRSLAYLRTECYGYALADATKALEIDKNYIKGYYRRATSNMALGKFKAALKDYETVVRVRPNDKDARMKYQECNKIVKQKAFERAIASDETKKSVVDSLDIENMTIEDDYVGPKLEDGKVTLKFMKEMMDWFKDQNKLHRKCAYQILVQVKDVLSKLPSLVEIELKETEKITICGDTHGQYYDLLNIFKLNGLPSETNPYLFNGDFVDRGSFSVEVILTLFGFKLLYPNNFHVLRGNHETDNMNQMYGFEGEVKAKYTGQMFQLFSEVFQWLPLAQCINSKVLVMHGGLFSEDGVTLEDLRKIDRNRQPPDSGPMCDLLWSDPQPQNGRSVSKRGVSCQFGPDVTERFLEQNKLDYIVRSHEVKAEGYEVTHSGKCITVFSAPNYCDQMGNKGAYIHLRGSDLKPEFHQFTAVPHPNVKPMAYANTLMQLGMM; encoded by the exons ATGGCGCACGTATCGGAAAACGGCAGTGAGAAGAAGATGGCGGAAGGAGGTAATGATGCGGAGCTACTCAAGGAGAAGGCGAATAAGTACTTCAAAG agaaAGACTATGAAAATGCTATCAAGTACTACTCAGAGGCTTTGGAGCTCAATTCATCCAATGCCATCTACTACAGCAATCGAAGCCTGGCATACCTACGCACAGAGTGCTATGGTTATGCCCTGGCGGATGCGACGAAGGCCCTGGAGATAGACAAAAACTACATAAAGGGATATTACCGCCGTGCCACCTCCAACATGGCACTGGGCaagtttaaagctgcacttaaGGACTATGAGACG GTAGTAAGGGTCCGACCAAATGACAAGGATGCAAGGATGAAGTATCAGGAATGTAACAAGATTGTGAAGCAGAAGGCTTTTGAGAGAGCCATTGCCAgtgatgagacaaaaaaatctgttgttgaCTCACTGGACATTGAAAACATGA CGATTGAGGACGACTACGTAGGCCCCAAACTTGAAGATGGGAAGGTCACCTTGAAGTTCATGAAAGAGATGATGGATTGGTTCAAAGACCAGAACAAACTGCACAGAAAGTGTGCTTACCAG ATTTTGGTGCAGGTTAAAGATGTTCTATCCAAACTACCAAGTCTTGTTGAAATCGAGTTAAAAGAG acagaaaaaataactatTTGTGGTGACACCCATGGGCAGTACTACGATCTCCTCAACATCTTCAAGCTGAACGGCTTACCCTCAGAGACCAACCCTTAC CTGTTCAATGGTGACTTTGTGGATCGTGGCTCTTTCTCCGTTGAGGTCATTCTTACCCTTTTTGGCTTCAAGCTGCTCTACCCCAACAACTTCCACGTGCTTAGAG GTAACCATGAGACGGACAACATGAACCAGATGTATGGATTTGAAGGGGAGGTCAAAGCCAAGTACACGGGCCAGATGTTTCAGCTTTTCAGCGAGGTCTTCCAGTGGCTGCCTCTCGCACAGTGTATCAACAGCAAAGTGCTG GTAATGCACGGAGGGCTGTTCAGTGAAGATGGTGTCACATTGGAGGATCTCAGGAAGATTGATAGGAATAGACAGCCTCCTGACTCAG GTCCCATGTGTGACCTTCTCTGGTCAGATCCACAGCCTCAG AATGGCCGGTCGGTCAGCAAGCGAGGAGTGAGTTGTCAGTTTGGGCCAGATGTGACAGAGCGCTTCCTGGAACAGAACAAGCTGGACTACATCGTGCGTAGTCATGAGGTTAAAGCTGAGGGCTACGAGGTCACTCACTCAGGGAAGTGCATCACCGTGTTCTCAGCGCCCAACTACTG TGATCAGATGGGAAACAAAGGAGCATATATTCACCTCAGGGGATCAGACCTCAAGCCAGAATTTCACCAGTTCACTGCTGTG CCTCATCCGAATGTCAAGCCCATGGCATATGCCAACACGCTAATGCAGTTGGGGATGATGTAG
- the LOC111581737 gene encoding THAP domain-containing protein 5-like produces MPKYCSVPNCKNDTGNGNDRKSFYKFPLQDPVRLQQWLRNMGRENWTPSRHQYICHEHFAPSCFKVRWGIRYLESDAVPTLFQEAEKRKATEHSEKKPKRLRANTNQSITVSDDRTVALEMQNTLHTVHLYEIVDPLQQGETSMVESNDVGESDCSLQTDLETLASADQTGINFPLTLFQTVGDLSNSGENTEVVVMSECPAGEGQDELVNGITAAILSQGHRLVINNSTLSCTEEAEASNGVEDVTFTTKEFLDVNGGHETQVIAYFETIPNVFPSETSTQFNFSPDTVLSSALSSKPITSTVPIVSKHVAPSPTSLVLTVERLDTEGEDGDDSKSDEDDMEQQDRQLEEHCYHKNSLSKEQLEAIVVELQKKVKVLQQRHRRHLEKLLGLENTVSQLRQNNLLNEERLQLLERAYIQTSAAVSDAGETVAIIYEEDDAAYLYTPLNDAEAKL; encoded by the exons ATGCCAAAATATTGTTCGGTCCCAAACTGCAAGAATGATACCGGAAACGGCAACGACAGGAAAAGTTTCTACAA GTTCCCTCTGCAGGATCCGGTCCGACTGCAGCAGTGGCTGAGGAACATGGGACGTGAGAACTGGACTCCCTCTCGACACCAGTACATTTGCCACGAACATTTCGCACCTTCGTGCTTCAAGGTGCGATGGGGAATCCGTTACCTTGAGAGCGATGCTGTGCCCACACTCTTCCAAGAGGCTGAG AAACGGAAAGCCACAGAGCACAGTGAGAAGAAGCCAAAGCGTCTTAGAGCTAACACTAATCAAAGCATAACTGTGTCAGATGACCGGACCGTGGCCTTAGAGATGCAGAATACGTTGCACACCGTTCACCTGTATGAGATCGTTGACCCATTGCAACAGGGAGAAACCAGCATGGTGGAGTCAAATGATGTCGGAGAATCTGACTGTTCTCTCCAGACAGACCTGGAAACACTGGCATCAGCAGACCAAACAGGGATAAACTTCCCTTTGACTTTGTTCCAGACAGTAGGTGATCTGAGTAACAGTGGAGAGAACACAGAGGTGGTGGTGATGTCTGAATGCCCTGCAGGTGAAGGACAAGATGAGCTTGTGAATGGAATCACTGCTGCCATTTTAAGTCAAGGCCACAGACTGGTCATAAATAACTCCACACTCAGCTGCACAGAAGAGGCTGAGGCTTCTAATGGAGTTGAAGATGTGACTTTCACCACAAAGGAGTTCCTAGATGTCAACGGAGGCCATGAAACTCAAGTTATTGCCTACTTTGAGACGATACCGAATGTTTTCCCCAGTGAAACTTCTACTCAATTCAACTTCTCCCCAGACACAGTGCTGTCATCTGCTCTGAGCTCCAAGCCCATCACATCCACTGTACCCATAGTGTCCAAACATGTGGCACCTTCCCCCACATCTCTGGTCCTCACTGTGGAAAGACTGGACACGGAGGGGGAAGACGGAGACGACAGCAAGTCCGATGAGGACGACATGGAGCAGCAAGATCGCCAGCTGGAGGAACACTG CTACCACAAGAACAGCTTGAGTAAGGAGCAGCTGGAGGCAATTGTGGTTGAACTGCAGAAAAAAGTGAAAGTGCTGCAGCAGCGACACCGCCGACACCTGGAGAAACTTCTGGGACTGGAGAACACTGTCAGTCagctgagacaaaacaacctgCTGAACGAAGAGCGTCTACAGCTGCTTGAGAGG GCTTACATTCAGACTAGTGCAGCAGTGTCAGATGCTGGGGAGACTGTGGCCATCATCTACGAAGAGGATGACGCTGCGTACTTGTATACTCCACTGAATGATGCAGAGGCAAAGCTGTGA
- the gipr gene encoding gastric inhibitory polypeptide receptor, which yields MKASHKLLILSLLYRSVIVSGKTTEEMLEDWNRYRNECLLQMSAEPRPKGVFCSRMFDRYACWSDGKPNSTVQVPCPWYLPWYNRVHRGFVLRECGPDGQWATSNSSRTWRDHSQCDAENNQQEEKQMLIFAYFRVMYTVGYCASLVTLSLALIILLFFSKLHCTRNYIHTNLFASFILRAVSILTRDALLSRNPPEFRDNRDIYEVFTNQEVSGCRVAQVLMQYCVGTNYFWLLVEGLYLHNLLVLVSFSENRYFCGYLLIGWGTPVLFVVPWIVVRYLFENTRCWETNENPANWWIIRIPIQLAIMVNFFFFIRIIHILVSKLKAHQMRYTDYKFRLAKSTLTLIPLLGIHEVVFAVLTEEHAEGVLHNVNLFFQLFFNSFQGLFVAILYCFVNKEVQAELKKTWQRWKLGLTNLDDLRNTGSNTPQVGATTSSNSQSPHQPTVRCQQVNTSALPHPQLPIPHLSSHQQDLLGSRHPGTHCYISSH from the exons ATGAAGGCCTCTCACAAGCTCCtcatcctctccctcctctACAGGAGTGTG attGTCTCAGGAAAGACTACGGAAGAAATGTTGGAGGACTGGAACCGCTACAGAAATGAATGTCTGCTCCAGATGAGTGCAGAACCCAGGCCCAAAG GAGTGTTTTGCAGTCGTATGTTTGACAGATACGCTTGCTGGTCAGACGGAAAACCCAACTCTACAGTCCAGGTGCCCTGTCCCTGGTACCTGCCTTGGTACAACCGAG TGCATAGAGGCTTTGTGTTGCGGGAGTGTGGCCCTGATGGTCAGTGGGCCACCAGCAACTCCAGCCGAACCTGGAGGGACCATTCACAATGTGACGCTGAAAACAACCAACAGGAG GAGAAGCAGATGCTGATTTTCGCCTACTTCAGAGTCATGTACACAGTGGGCTACTGTGCTAGTCTGGtcactctctctctggctctgaTTATTCTGCTATTCTTTAG TAAGCTGCACTGCACCAGAAACTACATCCACACCAACTTGTTTGCATCGTTTATCCTGCGAGCTGTTTCCATCCTGACCAGAGACGCTCTGCTGAGCAGAAACCCTCCTGAGTTCAGAGACAACAGGGACATCTACGAAGTCTTTACTAACCAG GAAGTGTCCGGCTGCCGTGTGGCTCAGGTGCTGATGCAGTACTGTGTGGGAACCAATTATTTCTGGCTGCTGGTGGAAGGCTTGTATCTACACAACCTGCTGGTGCTGGTGTCGTTCTCTGAAAACCGCTACTTCTGTGGATACCTACTCATAGGCTGGG GCACTCCAGTGTTATTCGTCGTTCCTTGGATTGTTGTGCGTTACCTGTTTGAAAACACAAG GTGCTGGGAGACAAATGAAAACCCTGCAAACTGGTGGATCATTCGCATCCCCATCCAGCTCGCCATTATG GTgaacttctttttcttcatccgCATCATCCACATTCTTGTATCCAAACTGAAAGCCCATCAGATGAGATACACAGACTACAAATTCAG ACTGGCCAAATCCACCCTGACCCTGATTCCTCTGCTGGGGATCCATGAAGTGGTGTTTGCAGTGTTGACAGAAGAACACGCAGAGGGAGTCCTTCACAATGTCAACCTCTTTTTCCAGCTCTTCTTCAACTCTTTCCAG GGTTTATTTGTCGCCATCCTGTATTGTTTTGTTAACAAGGAG GTGCAAGCAGAGCTAAAGAAGACATGGCAGAGGTGGAAGCTGGGGCTGACTAACCTGGATGACCTGAGAAACACTGGCAGCAACACGCCACAG GTTGGTGCCACCACGTCTTCAAACAGTCAGTCTCCTCACCAGCCAACTGTTCGTTGCCAACAGGTCAACACCTCTGCACTTCCTCACCCTCAGCTTCCCATTCCTCACCTCTCCAGTCACCAACAAgacctgctgggaagcagacACCCGGGAACCCACTGCTACATCTCTTCTCATTGA